Part of the Armatimonadota bacterium genome is shown below.
AGGCCAGGACGTCTTCCTGGCCTTTGCACCCGAGCGCATCGACCCGGGCAACACCCGCTACGGGGTGGAGGACGTGCCAGTGGTGGGTGGGTGCGATCCGAGCAGTGCGCGCCTGGTGCCGATGGTGGAGGTGCCGGGGGCGCGGTTAACCAGCCAGCCGCTTTCGGACGAGCTGGTGGCGAGAGCGGACTGCGTGCTGATCCTGACGGACCACTCCTGCGTGGACTACGCGGCGGTGGTGCGGCGGGCGCGGCTGGTCTTGGACGTGCGCAACGCCACGGCGGCGGTCACTGAGGGGCGGGAGAAGATCGTGCGGCTGTAGGGCCGCCGCCTCGGAGCTTCCTCTGCAATCCCCGTGGCCCGGCGTTCCGGGGCTGGCGCCGGGTCCGGACCTGGACTACCCTCCGGCCCCATCCCTCTGGAGGCGGCCTCCCGCCGACCGCTCGGATAACTCCCCTTGTGTTAGGCCTCCTGGGAATTCCCTGGTCAGGAGGGCTGGCGCTGAGGTCAAAAGAATGGGGTAGAATGCCGATAAGAGAAGAGGGGATCCCGGGTGGCGCAGGGCACGCTGGAAGAGCGGGTGGCCTACCTTGAAGGCAGGGTGGAAGAGCACTCCCGGCTTGGCGGTGAACTGCGGGAGATGATAGGGGACCTGGACCGGAAGGTGGATCGGTATCGGGAGGAGCTGAGCGGCCGGATTGACGCCCTGGATCAGAAGGTGGATCGGTATCGGGAGGAGCTGAGCGGCCGGATTGACGCCCTGGACCAACGACTCAGCGGCCGGATTGACGCCCTGGATCAGAAGGTGGATCGGTATCGGGAGGAGCTGAGCGGCCGGATTGACGCCCTGGACCAGAAGGTGTCCCGGCAGTTCGTCTGGCTTGTGGGCCTCCAGGTGACTGTTCTTCTGGCTGTGGTAGGGGCGCTGATCGGCGCCCTCTTCCGAGGGTAGAGGAAGTATTGAACCCGCCCTCCGCCGGGAGGCGCGAGCTCTCCCGGTCCCTCCGCGCCTGCTCCACCCGGTCTCGGCTGCGCTCGGCCATTTGATCTCTACGCCTCGCCCCTTGATGCCACCGCCGCAGAATCCTGCGCCGCAACCACTATATGGGCGCCCTCGGTTGCCCTGCAGTTCCCTGGTTGGCAGGTAGCGAATGATCAGATATTCCGAATATCGGATTACCTGGCGACTCTGGGGGAGCCTTTAGTCTCGAAGCAGAAACCTTTCGCCTACTCCCAGATGGCGGAGAGGGCGACGGTCAGGCCGGGGAGGAGCTCGGAGGTAAGGGAGCCGTCGCCCTCGGCCCGGTTGAACAGCCGGAACGCCTGTCCCTGAAGTACGTACTGTTCTGCCGTGCGGTCATCGGGGTCGAATGATCCGGTATTCCTGAACGCCGGAGCGGGCGTATCGGCGCGTTGTGGGTTTTGTACGGGGAGCGCGGCTGGTCTTCGACCTGCCCAACACCATGGAGCGGTCACTGAGGGGCGGGAGAAGTCCGCGCGGCTATAGGGTCGCCGCCCAGGGATTCCCTGGACCCCGGGGGATGATGCTGGGTGAAAGAAATGGGGTACAATGCCGATAAGGGAGGCGGGGTCCCGGGTGGCGCAGGGCACACTTGAAGAGCGGGTGGCCTACCTCGAAGGCAAGGTCGAAGAACAGTCCCGGCTCGGCAGTGAGCTGCGGGAGATGATAGCTCACCTGGACCAGAAGGTCGACCGGTTCCGGGAGGAGCTGAGCGGCCGGATCGAGGCTCTGGACCAACGCCTCAGCGGGCGGATCGACACCCTGGACCAGAAGGTCTCCCGACAGTTCCTCTGGCTGGTGGGCCTGCAGGTGACCGTGCTTCTGGCCGTGGTGGGGGCACTTATCGGCGCCCTCTTCCGAGGGTAGCAGTCCAATCCGCAGCGCCTTTCTCTACTGGTACCGCTCTGGCGGCTCGCGGTAATTCGTCCTCTTTCGGGCCAAGTCCCGCCTGAATGCCACGAGGATGGGGACGTCCTGGCAGAGGCTGAGGCGCGCGCCCGCGGTGCGGGTGAGAGACCATCTCGGATTGAGGGGGTCGAGAGGCCGGCCTCCTTGGCCCCGATTCCTCCGCCGACAGCAGAGGTCGCTGCGCAACGTGGGGATACCGAACGGAACTCGGCCCGGAGCGAGTTCTGTTCGGTCGCACGAGTAGCTCGCCGGCCTCAGCGGTCGCGCAGTAGTATGGATGCTGACCGCGGCCGCCGATTGATTCCGCGACTGTCACTCGTCGCTTCTGGAGCCTGCCGCGGGGAGGGGACCCATGGCGCGTCTTGACCCAGATCGTCGCCGGCGAGCCGTAGATGTGGCCCAGGGGCGGAGGCCGGCGGACCTGCTGCTGACCAACGTGCCTAACCGGGGAGGTCTACCCGGCGCAGGTGGCCGTGGCCGCAGGTGTTGTGGCCGCCGTCCTGGGGCCGGGCGATGCGACGGTGCCGGCGGTGGAGGTGGTGGACGGCAAGGGGCGGTACGCGGCTCCTGGCCTCGTTGACAGCCACCTGCATATCGAAAGCTCCATGGTCCTCCCGCCTGCCTTTGCCGCTGCCGTCGTGCCCCGCGGCGTGCTCACAGTGATCGCCGACCCACACGAGATCGCCAACGTCATGGGCTCAGCGGGCATCGAGCTGATGGCCGAGGCGTCCCGCGGTCTGCCCCTGGACGTCTTCCTGCAGGCGCCTTCGTGTGTGCCGGCCACCGCCCTGGAGACTGCGGGCGCAGAACTGGGGCCCGACGCGGTGGGCGCGCTGCTGGCGCGGGAGGAGATGCTGGCCCTGGGCGAGGTGATGGACTTTCACGCGGTTCTGGCGCAGGAAGGGCGCGTGGTGGAGGTGTTGCGGGAGGCCCTGGACCGCGGCGCAGTAGTGGAGGGTCACGCGCCCGGCCTCAGCGGGCGCGACCTGGCAGCATACGTCGCCGCCGGCGTTACGTCGGACCACACGCTTGTCACCCCGGAGATGGCGGTCGAGCGGCTGCGCAGCGGTGTCACCCTGCAACTCCAGATGAAGAGCCTCACTCCGGAGACGATCCGCGCGGCGGCAATGCGGGCCCGCAGCCTGAACCTCTGTCTGGTCACCGACGACGTCATGCCCGACGACCTGGCGGCTGCGGGGCACCTGGACCAGGTGCTGCGCGTGGCCGTCGCCCGGGGGCTGGAGCCCGTTGAGGCCATCCGCGCAGCCACCCTGGCGCCGGCGCAGCGGATGGGGCTGGAGGACCGGGGGGCGATCGCGCCGGGTCGGCTGGCACATCTGGTGCTGACGCCGTCCCTGGAAGAGTTCCGCGCGGAGGTGGTCTTCCACGCCGGGAGGCTGGTCGCCGCAGGCGGGGAGCTCACCGTGCCGCTGCCTGGCTACAGCCCCCCTGCGGTTGCGCGCCAGACCGTGCGCATTCCCCCACCTCCACCTGAGGCCTTCCGTGTGCCGGCCCGGGGATCTGCGGTGACGGTCCGCGTCATGGAGATGCACCCGCACTCGACGTATACAGCCGTGGAGACGGCCCGCCTGGCCGTCAGGTCCGGGGTCATCGACTGGGAGTCCTCGGACCTCTGCCTGGCGGCCGTCTTCGAGCGCCACGGGCGCAGCGGCACGGTGGGGTACGGCTTTGTCCGCGGCGCTGTGCGGCAGGGCGCGGTGGCTATGACCTGGGCGCACGACAGCCACAACCTGCTGGTGGTAGGCCGGTCCGCCGCGGAGATGGCGGTCGCGGCCCGCTGGGTGGTGGAGGCTGGCGGGGGCATGGCCGCCGTGCGGGAGGCGGAGGTGCTGGGGGCGGTGCGCCTGCCGATCGCCGGCATCGTCTCCGACCGGTCGGTCTCCGAGGTGGCGGCGGAGCTGGGGCAGTACCGCCGCGCTCTGGAGGCCCTGGGGTTTGTGCACGCCTCTCCCATCATGGCCCTGGGCGTGCTGACCCTGGCGGTCAGCCCGGCACTGAAGCTGACGGACCGCGGGCTGGTGGACGTGCAGGCCGGGCGCATCGTTCCGCTTGTCGTCGACTGACGGGGGTGACGCATGAGTGAACAGCCGCAGCGACACATCCGCGTAACCACCGGTGCCATGCCCCGGTACTGCCTCATCCCCGGCGACCCTGCGCGGGCGGAGCGCATCGCTGCCCGGATGGAAGGGGCGCGGGAGGTCATCCGCCACCGCGAGTTCCTCGGCTTCCGCGGTCAGATTTCTGGTGTGGCTGTGGGTGTCTGTTCCACCGGCATCGGCGGGCCGTCGGCCTCTATCGCCGTGGAGGAGCTGGCGAACATCGGCGTGGACACCTTCATCCGGGTGGGCTCCGCGGGAGGCCGCCAGCCGACCGTGCCGGTGGGCAGCCTGGTGGTGGTTACGGCGGCGCACCGCGGCGAGGGCACGTCATCGGCCTACCTGCCCCCGGAGTTCCCCGCCGTGGCCGATCTGGACGTGACCGCCGCCCTCATGGAGAGCGCGCGGGCCCTGGGCTACCCCTTCACCTGGGGCATTGTCACCACGCGCGATGCGTTTTACCGGCGAGACCAGAGGCTGGCGGAACTGCTGTCCACGGTCGGGGGCGTGGTTGCCGCCGAGCAGGAGTGCGCCGCGGTCTTCATCGTGGCCACGGTGCGGCGCGCCCGGGCAGGGGCGGTGCTGGCCATCGACTCCAACATCCTCTTGCCGCGGCTGGATCCCGACGAGGGGGAGCGCCTCTTTCGCCAGGCAGAGGCCCGGGCCATCGAGGTGGCTCTCGGAGCCGTGGTCCGCCTGGCAGCCAGAGACGGGGGCACTGTGGATGGGCCCGGTGAGGTCGCTGGCTGCCGACGGTAGCGCCGTTGCCCGGTGATGCGGTCATCCGGCGGCAGCGTCGCCGCCCGGGGCTACGTCGATATCACCGCGGGCGCCTCGTTCACCCCTGCGACCCGGCGAACGTAGCCGCGCGCTCCCGGGCGAAGTGGCACACAGCGCTGTGCCCTGCTCCCAGCTCGACCACCGGGGGGAAGACCCTCCGGCAGATGTCGGCGGCCACCGGGCAGCGCGGGTGGAACGGGCACCCCGGGGGCGGCCTCAGCGGCGAGGGGACATCTCCCGCCAGGATGATGCGCTCGCGCTTCGTCCGCGGGTCGGGCACCGGCGTGGCTGAGATGAGGGCTTCCGTGTAGGGATGGCTGGGACGGCGGAAGACCTCCTCCGTAGGCCCCTCCTCCACAATCCGCCCCAGGTACATGACGGCCGCGCGGTGGGCGATGCTGCGCACCACGGCCAGATCGTGGCTGATGAAGAGGTAGGCCAGCCGCCGCTCCCGCTGCAGGCGCAGCAGGAGCAGCAGGATCTGCGCGCGCACCGAGAGGTCCAGGGCAGAGACGGGCTCGTCCGCCACGATGACTTCGGGCGAGGTGGCCAGCGCGCGGGCGATGTTGACGCGCTGGCGTTGCCCGCCGCTGAGCTGGTGGGGAAAGCGGTCCAGGAAGGCCGCCGCCGGTTCCAGCCCCACCTCCTCCAGCAGCCGCATGAGCTCCCTGCGCCGGTCCGCCGGGGAGACCCCCGCCGCGGCCAGCCCCAGGCCCACTGTGTGGGCCACCGTCTTGCGGGGGTTGAGGGATGCGGTGGAGTCCTGGAAGACCGGCTGCACCGCCCGACGGAAGGCCTGGCGGGCCGGGCCGGCCAGCGCACCCAGGGGCAGGCCCCGGAAGACCACCTGGCCCGCAGTGGGCGGTTCCAGCCCCAGGAGCAGCCGCCCTGTCGTGGTCTTTCCCGACCCGCTTTCGCCCACCAGCGCCACCGTCTCGCCGGCCCTGACGCCGATGGTCACCTCCTCCACGGCACGCACCCACTGCCGGGGTCCCAGCAGCGAATGTCCCCAGGGGTAGTATCGGCGCAGGCGTAGGCCCTGGAGGATCACGTCCCACCCTCCTGTGCCACCACCGCGGGGTCATGCAGCCAGCACGCGGCGTCGTGCCCGGGGCCCACGCGGAATAGCGGCGGCACCTCCAGGCGACAGGTCGGCATCGCGCGCGGGCAGCGCGGGTGAAAGCGGCATCCGGGAGGCGGCGCCCGCAGGTCCGGAACGCTCCCCTCCATGGCCCGCGTGATGGCCTGTGCCTGCTGCACCGAGACGGCGCTGGCCAGCAGGCCCTGGGTGTATGGGTGCTGCGGTGCCAGGAGGACGTGCATGGCTGGCCCCGCCTCCACGATCCTGCCCGCATACATCACCGCCACCAGCTCGCACATCTCCGCCACCACGCCCAGGTCGTGGGTGATCAGCAGCAGGCTCATTCCCATTTGCGCCCGCAGGTGCCGCAGCAGGTCCAGGATCTGCGCCTGCACGGTGACGTCCAGGGCGGTAGTGGGCTCGTCGGCGATGAGCAGCTGCGGTCGGCAGACGATGGCCTGGGCGATGACCACCCGCTGGCGCATCCCCCCGCTCAGCTCGTGGGGGAAGCGGCGGGCGGTCTCAGCCGGTTCCGGCAGCCCAACCTGGCCCAGCGTCTGCACCGCCCGCTCCCAGGCACCCTCCCAGCCGAAGTGGGTGGCCCAGGCCTCCGCCACCTGCTCGCCGACGGTGAGCACAGGATCCAGGTAAGTGGAAGGGTCCTGGAAGACCATGCCGATGCGGCGACCCCGCACGCGCCGCAGCCCGGCCTCGTCCATGGCGCTCAGGTCGTTGCCATCCAGCAGCACGCGCCCGGAGGCCAGGCGGGCCGCCGCGGTGGGGAACAGCCGGACGATAGAGAAGGCGGTCATGGACT
Proteins encoded:
- a CDS encoding adenine deaminase C-terminal domain-containing protein, giving the protein MAVAAGVVAAVLGPGDATVPAVEVVDGKGRYAAPGLVDSHLHIESSMVLPPAFAAAVVPRGVLTVIADPHEIANVMGSAGIELMAEASRGLPLDVFLQAPSCVPATALETAGAELGPDAVGALLAREEMLALGEVMDFHAVLAQEGRVVEVLREALDRGAVVEGHAPGLSGRDLAAYVAAGVTSDHTLVTPEMAVERLRSGVTLQLQMKSLTPETIRAAAMRARSLNLCLVTDDVMPDDLAAAGHLDQVLRVAVARGLEPVEAIRAATLAPAQRMGLEDRGAIAPGRLAHLVLTPSLEEFRAEVVFHAGRLVAAGGELTVPLPGYSPPAVARQTVRIPPPPPEAFRVPARGSAVTVRVMEMHPHSTYTAVETARLAVRSGVIDWESSDLCLAAVFERHGRSGTVGYGFVRGAVRQGAVAMTWAHDSHNLLVVGRSAAEMAVAARWVVEAGGGMAAVREAEVLGAVRLPIAGIVSDRSVSEVAAELGQYRRALEALGFVHASPIMALGVLTLAVSPALKLTDRGLVDVQAGRIVPLVVD
- a CDS encoding nucleoside phosphorylase, encoding MSEQPQRHIRVTTGAMPRYCLIPGDPARAERIAARMEGAREVIRHREFLGFRGQISGVAVGVCSTGIGGPSASIAVEELANIGVDTFIRVGSAGGRQPTVPVGSLVVVTAAHRGEGTSSAYLPPEFPAVADLDVTAALMESARALGYPFTWGIVTTRDAFYRRDQRLAELLSTVGGVVAAEQECAAVFIVATVRRARAGAVLAIDSNILLPRLDPDEGERLFRQAEARAIEVALGAVVRLAARDGGTVDGPGEVAGCRR
- a CDS encoding ABC transporter ATP-binding protein; the protein is MTPSTPACMSDLLVVDRLTTRIETARGTVVPVDDVSLRLPAGSALGLVGESGSGKSMTAFSIVRLFPTAAARLASGRVLLDGNDLSAMDEAGLRRVRGRRIGMVFQDPSTYLDPVLTVGEQVAEAWATHFGWEGAWERAVQTLGQVGLPEPAETARRFPHELSGGMRQRVVIAQAIVCRPQLLIADEPTTALDVTVQAQILDLLRHLRAQMGMSLLLITHDLGVVAEMCELVAVMYAGRIVEAGPAMHVLLAPQHPYTQGLLASAVSVQQAQAITRAMEGSVPDLRAPPPGCRFHPRCPRAMPTCRLEVPPLFRVGPGHDAACWLHDPAVVAQEGGT
- a CDS encoding ABC transporter ATP-binding protein; the encoded protein is MILQGLRLRRYYPWGHSLLGPRQWVRAVEEVTIGVRAGETVALVGESGSGKTTTGRLLLGLEPPTAGQVVFRGLPLGALAGPARQAFRRAVQPVFQDSTASLNPRKTVAHTVGLGLAAAGVSPADRRRELMRLLEEVGLEPAAAFLDRFPHQLSGGQRQRVNIARALATSPEVIVADEPVSALDLSVRAQILLLLLRLQRERRLAYLFISHDLAVVRSIAHRAAVMYLGRIVEEGPTEEVFRRPSHPYTEALISATPVPDPRTKRERIILAGDVPSPLRPPPGCPFHPRCPVAADICRRVFPPVVELGAGHSAVCHFARERAATFAGSQG